Proteins from one Emys orbicularis isolate rEmyOrb1 chromosome 2, rEmyOrb1.hap1, whole genome shotgun sequence genomic window:
- the STMN2 gene encoding stathmin-2, protein MKELSMLSLICSCFYPEPRNMNIYTYDDMEVKQINKRASGQAFELILKPPSPVSEAPRTLASPKKKELSREEIQKKLEAAEERRKSQEAQVLKHLAEKREHEREVLQKALEENNNFSKMAEEKLILKMEQIKENREANLAALIERLQEKERHAAEVRRNKELQVELSG, encoded by the exons ATGAAGGAGCTGTCCATGCTGTCTCTGATCTGCTCTTGTTTTTATCCTGAACCTCGCAACATGAATATCTATACATATGATG ATATGGAAGTGAAACAAATCAACAAACGTGCCTCTGGCCAGGCCTTTGAACTGATCTTAAAGCCACCATCTCCTGTCTCAGAAGCACCACGGACTTTAGCCTCTCCAAAGAAGAAAGAACTGTCCCGTGAGGAGATCCAGAAAAAGCTGGAAGCTGCTGAGGAAAGGAGAAAG TCCCAGGAGGCCCAGGTGCTGAAACATCTGGCAGAAAAGAGAGAGCATGAGCGAGAAGTCCTTCAGAAGGCTTTGGAGGAGAACAATAACTTCAGCAAAATGGCAGAGGAAAAGCTGATACTGAAAATGGAACAGATCAAAGAAAACCGTGAAGCTAATTTAGCTGCTCTTATTGAACGTCTTCAAGAAAAG GAGAGGCATGCTGCAGAGGTCCGTAGAAACAAGGAGCTCCAGGTTGAACTGTCTGGCTGA